ACAGCCGCTCGCGCTCTGGGCCATAGACGGTCACCAGCTGCGGAGCGAGGTCAAGCACCTGCCGAAGCTCCTTCTCCTGTCCCTCGAGCTGTTGCTCCGCCTTCTTGCGCTCATCGATATCGGTCAGCATCGAGTACCACCGAACAATGCGGCCTTGTCTGTCGCGTGAAGGTCGGCCCCGCATACGAAACCAGCGGTACACGCCGTCGTGGCGGCGAAGGCGGTGGTCAATCTCGAACGGATGGCCGCCCTGGACGGCCTCCATCCACCCCGCACATGCGGCATCGCGATCATCCGGGTGAACCGCCTCGCTGGGCCAACGATCTTTCAGTTCTTCCCTGGTCTTGGCGAAATATTCGAGGACCTGTTGGTTGATGAACTCGACCTTGCTTTCGGGTGTCGTCGCGACGACGAGAGCCGCGATCCCGTCAACCACCAGACGAAAATTCTCTTCGCTCTGGCGCAACGCTTCGGTGAGTTGTTCCTGCTCCGTCACATCCATCCCTGTCCCGACGAAGCCGCGAAAGAGGCGGCCGCTGGGCGCAGGCATCCCGACGCACCGTATGTGACGAATCTCTCCGTCCGGGCGCACGATGCGCTTCGTAAAGTCGAAGGCACTGTTGTTCGCCAGCATCTTCTTCATTTCGCGCTCCACGGCGTCTCGATCCTCGGGGTGCACGAGCGCCACGTATTCCGCGATGGTCGGCGCCCGATCGCGTGGCTCGATGCCGTGGATCCGGAACAGCTCCGAGGACCAGTACTCGAACCCGCCCGCGTTGAATGCCCAGCTACCCGTATGCGCGAGTCTCTGGCCCTCGGCGAGGTAGAGCTCGGCGTGCGCGGGGAGCAGGTTCAGCGTGGCTCGCAGCTCTGTTCGAAGCGGTTCATCCATGGCTCGAAGCTCCCGTCGATTGTCTAGCATTTCACCATTGGCGAGATCTAGTCAGGCCGCCGCGGGTGAAAACATACGTGGCCGTGGGGATTTATGACTACAAGGGCGCAGGCCCGGCGCTTGCTCCCGTAACAGCTCATGTCTCCCACCATGTATCCGCTGGCCGACGACGATCGCGAACGGGAAAAAGAACTGCGCGCGCAGTTCGCTCAGTTTTGGAGTACGGCAACCGGCGATCCGAGAACCGTCTATGACACGTTCATCTCGGCAACGCCGCTCGCCGAAGGCGTCTCCTCTGATGAGCGGGTCGAGACCGCCTCGGCGCGCGGCTGGTGGGTGCGACCGTCTTTGGCCGAGCACGACGGCGTGATTCTTTACCTTCACGGCGGCGGGTATGTCGCCGGATCAGCCAAGGCCTACCGGGGAATTGCCAGCCAGCTCGCCAGTCGCGCCCGCCGCCCCGTCCTCGTCCTGGACTACCCGCTGGCGCCAGAGGCGACGGTGCCGGCTGCACCGAATGTGGTCATGGCGGCTTACGACTGGCTGCGCGCCAACGGCAGCGAACGGATCGCCTTCGTCGGCGATTCTGCCGGCGGTGGCCTGACGCTGGTGACGCTCGCGCGCCTGGCCCACACCTCGCGGCCGAGCGGGGCCATCGC
This Polyangia bacterium DNA region includes the following protein-coding sequences:
- a CDS encoding alpha/beta hydrolase — encoded protein: MYPLADDDREREKELRAQFAQFWSTATGDPRTVYDTFISATPLAEGVSSDERVETASARGWWVRPSLAEHDGVILYLHGGGYVAGSAKAYRGIASQLASRARRPVLVLDYPLAPEATVPAAPNVVMAAYDWLRANGSERIAFVGDSAGGGLTLVTLARLAHTSRPSGAIAGVVFSPWVDLAFTGASMKDGHIEDPLLSYENLQRGARMYLGGADSRDPLASPLFGDLSGLPPLLIQVGSDERLLDDARQYAERAAGAGSPVRLEVWQGMHHVFQVDVAHLRTSGVALDRAAAFLSEAFKKGELS